One Streptosporangium sp. NBC_01495 DNA window includes the following coding sequences:
- a CDS encoding SRPBCC family protein, with protein MASIRTEVVINSSPERVWAAIRDVGAVHRRLLPDRVADTHIEGDVRILVFPNGKVIRELIVDVDDTTRRFAYAVVEGAQPAITHHHASFQVFPEESGHSRLVWITDVLPDALAAEIRARVERGAADMKRTLEEAEEAEGAAAG; from the coding sequence ATGGCTTCCATCCGTACAGAAGTCGTGATCAACTCCAGCCCGGAGCGAGTGTGGGCGGCGATACGCGACGTGGGCGCGGTGCACCGGCGTCTCCTGCCGGACCGTGTCGCCGACACCCACATCGAGGGCGACGTCAGGATTCTCGTCTTTCCCAACGGGAAGGTCATCCGCGAGCTGATCGTCGATGTCGACGACACGACTCGCCGATTCGCCTACGCGGTGGTCGAAGGCGCGCAACCGGCCATCACGCACCACCACGCCTCGTTCCAGGTCTTCCCTGAAGAGTCCGGCCACAGCCGACTTGTCTGGATAACCGATGTGCTGCCGGACGCGCTCGCGGCGGAGATCCGCGCGCGCGTCGAACGGGGGGCGGCGGACATGAAACGAACGCTGGAGGAAGCGGAGGAAGCGGAGGGAGCGGCCGCGGGTTAG
- a CDS encoding MarR family winged helix-turn-helix transcriptional regulator: MKDVHKSPTEFDRDPGGSLFDPGARAAMARFTAGDDTLALEAATAVRTAFHAVERIRAHGAQGRGLSSGALDILMRLSASTDDGVSIGDLAQSAGVSSRNVTGLVDTLERDGLVRRVPDRHDRRSVLAQITPAGQAWIESFRRPTQAAMAAIFRDFTPDELTQLRHLCLRLAENQHRLSRHLSQNDGTDDTRP, encoded by the coding sequence ATGAAGGACGTACATAAATCACCGACAGAGTTCGACCGGGATCCCGGCGGCTCCCTCTTCGATCCCGGGGCGAGGGCGGCGATGGCCCGGTTCACCGCCGGAGACGACACCCTCGCCCTTGAGGCGGCGACCGCCGTCCGCACCGCCTTCCACGCCGTCGAGCGCATTCGCGCCCACGGAGCTCAGGGCCGCGGGCTGAGCTCGGGGGCGCTTGACATCCTGATGCGGCTGAGCGCCTCGACCGACGACGGAGTCAGCATCGGCGACCTGGCCCAGTCGGCCGGAGTGAGCTCCCGCAACGTCACCGGGCTGGTCGACACCCTCGAACGCGACGGGCTGGTGCGGCGGGTCCCCGATCGTCACGACCGGCGCTCCGTCCTGGCCCAGATCACCCCCGCGGGACAGGCGTGGATCGAATCCTTCCGCCGGCCGACACAGGCCGCGATGGCGGCGATCTTCCGCGACTTCACGCCCGACGAGCTGACCCAACTGCGGCACCTGTGCCTGCGCCTCGCCGAGAACCAGCACCGGCTCTCCCGGCACCTGAGCCAGAACGACGGCACGGATGACACCCGGCCGTGA
- a CDS encoding alpha/beta fold hydrolase encodes MLKSIAIALTLLGSGAQAPQADPLDWSTCPGDKIGMECVDLRVPVDRQQAAGREITLKLGRLKATGTSEGSVLIAYGGPGGPGIAITQSGNQWAKLRERMDIVTWDTRGYGEQFGGLSTGLPCTWTRVPLPEFPEDDADFGRLSDTNRGYAEACRNKDPEFFANMSSADNARDMEAIRKALGDAKLNFYGASYAGFYGQAYARLFPGQVRTMVLDGTWNHSTADWVGELEKMAGSNEEAIGRFFDWCASGKCRDVVPAKWRKLVARADRAPIPARQAGIAYDGRDLQAFAVSSARQGAEAWPKLARDIRAAIGGDASGFVPARGARYPDQATGVTECVDWPRPAGRAELDATIARLREIAPNTGTANTLATGTLGCVGWPVRVTNPPAPLPKGLPPMLGAGAWGESDAVERVLKQVPGSVTVRHEGPGHTLHASNPCARDHIDRYLTDRVLPAAGTKC; translated from the coding sequence ATGCTGAAATCAATCGCCATCGCCCTGACCCTCCTGGGCTCGGGCGCGCAGGCACCACAGGCCGATCCCCTCGACTGGAGCACCTGCCCGGGTGACAAGATCGGGATGGAGTGCGTCGACCTGCGGGTCCCCGTCGACCGGCAGCAGGCCGCCGGCCGCGAGATCACGCTGAAGCTGGGCCGCCTGAAGGCCACCGGCACCTCCGAGGGCTCCGTCCTGATCGCCTACGGCGGGCCGGGCGGGCCGGGGATCGCCATCACCCAGTCCGGGAACCAGTGGGCCAAGCTCCGCGAGCGCATGGACATCGTCACGTGGGACACGCGGGGCTACGGCGAGCAGTTCGGCGGCCTGAGCACGGGTCTGCCGTGCACCTGGACACGCGTACCGCTGCCCGAATTCCCCGAGGACGACGCCGACTTCGGGCGGCTCTCCGACACCAACCGCGGCTACGCCGAGGCCTGCCGCAACAAGGACCCCGAGTTCTTCGCCAACATGAGCTCGGCCGACAACGCCAGGGACATGGAGGCGATCAGGAAGGCGCTCGGCGACGCCAAGCTCAACTTCTACGGCGCCTCCTACGCCGGGTTCTACGGGCAGGCGTACGCCAGGCTCTTCCCCGGCCAGGTGCGCACGATGGTGCTCGACGGCACGTGGAACCACAGCACCGCCGACTGGGTCGGCGAGCTGGAGAAGATGGCCGGGAGCAACGAGGAGGCCATCGGCCGCTTCTTCGACTGGTGCGCCTCGGGGAAATGCCGGGACGTCGTACCCGCGAAGTGGCGCAAGCTGGTCGCCAGGGCCGATCGCGCGCCGATCCCCGCCAGGCAGGCCGGCATCGCGTACGACGGACGCGACCTGCAGGCCTTCGCGGTGAGCTCCGCCAGGCAGGGCGCCGAGGCGTGGCCGAAGCTGGCGAGGGACATCCGCGCGGCCATCGGCGGTGACGCCTCCGGCTTCGTCCCCGCGCGCGGCGCCCGCTACCCCGACCAGGCGACCGGCGTCACCGAATGCGTCGACTGGCCCCGTCCCGCCGGCCGCGCCGAGCTGGACGCGACGATCGCCCGGCTGCGCGAGATCGCGCCCAACACGGGCACCGCCAACACCCTGGCGACCGGGACCCTCGGCTGCGTCGGCTGGCCGGTGCGGGTGACCAACCCGCCCGCCCCGCTGCCGAAGGGCCTGCCACCCATGCTCGGCGCGGGTGCCTGGGGCGAGTCCGACGCCGTGGAGCGGGTGCTCAAGCAGGTACCGGGCAGCGTCACTGTCCGGCACGAGGGTCCCGGCCACACGCTCCACGCCTCCAACCCCTGCGCCCGTGACCACATCGACCGCTACCTCACCGACCGCGTACTGCCCGCGGCGGGGACGAAGTGCTGA
- a CDS encoding VOC family protein — protein sequence MSVELNHTIVMARDKRVSAEFMAEMLGLEVGAPFGPFLPVTTVNGVTLDFADSDRDEIVSQHYAFLVSEDDFDVIFQRIQRAGITYYADPARERQGEINRRDGGRGVYFLDPDGHFLEILTRPYGSGG from the coding sequence GTGTCCGTCGAACTGAACCACACCATCGTCATGGCCCGCGACAAGCGGGTCTCCGCCGAGTTCATGGCCGAGATGCTCGGCCTGGAGGTCGGAGCGCCCTTCGGCCCGTTCCTCCCCGTCACCACCGTCAACGGCGTCACCCTGGACTTCGCGGACAGCGACCGGGACGAGATCGTCTCCCAGCACTACGCGTTCCTGGTGTCCGAGGACGACTTCGACGTCATCTTCCAGCGGATTCAGCGGGCCGGGATCACCTACTACGCCGACCCGGCCCGCGAGCGGCAGGGAGAGATCAACCGCCGCGACGGCGGGCGCGGCGTCTACTTCCTGGATCCCGACGGACACTTCCTGGAGATCCTCACCCGCCCGTACGGCAGCGGCGGCTAG
- a CDS encoding AAA family ATPase, producing the protein MLLWINGPFGGGKTQTAYELRRRLPGSVVCDPEHVGFGLRRMMPPPLREDFQNLPAWRQGVYEVLDLALTKHDGTVIAPMTVVESAYFQETVGRLRERGHDVRHFALLADRETVLRRLRERGFGHVAQFVAGKSAALRLESFAVSKVDLCLERLREAEFAEHVWTDRLTISGVADHIAASSGLTLAPNTDSALRGRLRRAWTGVKHIRFD; encoded by the coding sequence ATGCTTCTGTGGATCAACGGCCCCTTCGGCGGAGGCAAGACGCAGACCGCGTACGAGCTCCGGCGACGGCTGCCGGGAAGTGTCGTCTGCGACCCCGAACACGTCGGCTTCGGCCTGCGCCGGATGATGCCGCCGCCGCTGCGCGAGGACTTCCAGAACCTTCCGGCATGGCGGCAGGGCGTGTACGAGGTGCTGGACCTGGCTCTCACCAAGCACGACGGCACGGTGATCGCACCGATGACGGTCGTGGAGTCCGCGTACTTCCAGGAGACCGTCGGCCGGCTGCGGGAACGCGGCCACGACGTCAGGCACTTCGCGCTACTGGCCGACCGGGAGACGGTGCTGCGCCGCCTGCGCGAGCGCGGCTTCGGGCATGTCGCACAGTTCGTGGCCGGCAAGAGCGCCGCCCTGCGCCTGGAGAGCTTCGCCGTCTCCAAAGTCGACCTGTGCCTGGAGCGATTGCGCGAGGCGGAGTTCGCCGAGCACGTGTGGACCGACCGCCTCACGATTTCGGGGGTCGCCGACCACATCGCCGCCTCGTCCGGGCTGACGCTCGCCCCGAACACGGACAGCGCGCTACGAGGCCGCCTGCGGCGTGCGTGGACGGGTGTCAAGCACATCCGATTCGACTGA